Proteins encoded in a region of the Candidatus Obscuribacter sp. genome:
- the mscL gene encoding large conductance mechanosensitive channel protein MscL: MLNEFQKFLFETNAFALAVGVIIGGATSKLVSALVDDLIMPPIGMLMQGGDWRQAQIVLGTYTDTTGKVTEAAIKYGHLMGSFIDFVIIAFVVFMITKILLPPKKEEEAKA, translated from the coding sequence ATGTTAAATGAGTTCCAGAAGTTTCTTTTTGAGACTAATGCTTTTGCGCTGGCCGTCGGCGTAATTATCGGTGGTGCCACCAGCAAACTGGTATCTGCTCTCGTAGACGACCTGATCATGCCTCCTATCGGCATGTTGATGCAGGGCGGAGATTGGCGTCAGGCTCAGATTGTGCTTGGTACTTATACAGACACAACAGGCAAAGTTACCGAAGCAGCCATCAAGTACGGACACCTGATGGGTTCTTTTATCGACTTTGTGATCATTGCCTTTGTGGTATTTATGATCACCAAAATACTCTTGCCACCTAAAAAGGAAGAAGAGGCTAAAGCCTGA
- the secG gene encoding preprotein translocase subunit SecG, with protein MSAAYIALLVIGAVLAVALIGLILLHAPKGDGMAGIGSAATVFSGKRGAEAGLDRLTWTVFALFMLDCTVVGFGFVK; from the coding sequence ATGAGCGCAGCATATATAGCTCTTCTTGTAATCGGTGCCGTTTTGGCAGTAGCTCTAATCGGGCTAATCCTATTGCACGCCCCCAAAGGCGACGGCATGGCGGGCATCGGCTCGGCAGCCACAGTATTTAGCGGCAAGCGCGGTGCTGAAGCCGGACTTGACCGTCTCACCTGGACCGTATTTGCACTCTTCATGCTGGATTGCACTGTGGTGGGCTTCGGCTTCGTTAAATAG
- the ubiE gene encoding bifunctional demethylmenaquinone methyltransferase/2-methoxy-6-polyprenyl-1,4-benzoquinol methylase UbiE — protein sequence MTFQLPTQEEKAEFVHEQFERIARGYDLSNDVISMGMHRSWKIRAVSEIIKGVGEGNYLDVCCGTGDLSLWIARLAEPGSSVVGLDFSQNMLDIADARSLRKTKKVPTNTDLSFIRGDAQDLPFEDDSFDAAIISFGLRNLTDLQKGLDEMARVVKPGGRVANLDLGHCQVPLFAPVFKAYFGKVVPVVGGILQNDKKAYTYLPESLSTYPAPDKITAMFKEAGLEDVRHIPLALGTVALHVGIKR from the coding sequence ATGACTTTTCAATTACCTACGCAAGAAGAAAAAGCCGAATTTGTCCACGAACAGTTTGAGCGCATCGCCAGAGGCTACGACCTCAGCAACGATGTAATCAGCATGGGCATGCACCGCAGCTGGAAAATCAGAGCGGTATCAGAAATTATCAAAGGTGTGGGCGAAGGCAACTATCTCGATGTTTGCTGTGGCACAGGCGACCTGTCGCTCTGGATTGCCCGTCTGGCTGAGCCAGGTAGCTCTGTAGTGGGCCTGGATTTTAGCCAGAATATGCTCGACATAGCAGACGCGCGCTCGTTGCGCAAAACAAAAAAAGTACCGACCAATACCGATCTCAGCTTTATACGCGGAGACGCACAAGACCTGCCTTTTGAGGACGATAGCTTTGACGCTGCGATCATCAGCTTTGGTCTGCGCAACTTAACTGATTTGCAAAAAGGTCTCGACGAAATGGCACGCGTGGTAAAGCCAGGCGGACGGGTAGCCAATCTCGACCTCGGTCACTGTCAGGTGCCACTTTTTGCGCCAGTGTTTAAGGCATACTTTGGCAAAGTCGTCCCGGTTGTGGGCGGCATTTTGCAAAACGACAAAAAAGCCTACACATATCTGCCTGAGTCGCTCTCCACATATCCGGCGCCAGACAAAATCACTGCCATGTTTAAAGAAGCAGGGCTCGAAGACGTCAGACACATACCACTAGCACTGGGCACGGTGGCTTTGCACGTCGGCATTAAGCGCTAA
- the ruvX gene encoding Holliday junction resolvase RuvX, with the protein MSNAKPRIIGLDIGDRRIGVAISDPLHLTAAGLETLLRTNTKSDVQKVKEIALRHGAVQIVVGLPTNMDGTSGSQCEKVRSFTKKLARETGLPIVYEDERLSTISAIRTLTIQGVKTGHNKALVDQVAAAIILQRYLDSNTPPSIA; encoded by the coding sequence ATGAGTAACGCTAAACCACGCATTATTGGTCTTGACATAGGCGACAGACGTATCGGTGTCGCCATAAGCGATCCATTGCATTTAACGGCAGCGGGTCTAGAGACTTTGCTGCGCACAAATACCAAAAGCGACGTACAAAAAGTCAAAGAAATCGCTCTGCGCCACGGTGCTGTCCAGATAGTAGTGGGACTGCCAACCAACATGGACGGCACAAGCGGCTCACAATGCGAAAAAGTACGTTCATTTACCAAAAAGCTAGCTCGTGAGACAGGACTGCCAATAGTCTACGAAGACGAACGACTGAGCACCATTAGCGCCATCCGCACCCTGACTATTCAGGGTGTCAAAACGGGACACAACAAAGCGTTAGTGGATCAAGTTGCGGCAGCAATTATTTTGCAAAGATATCTCGATAGCAATACGCCACCATCAATTGCCTGA
- a CDS encoding NAD(P)/FAD-dependent oxidoreductase, producing the protein MSSPSVHSGDKSSHKVVIVGGGTAGISVAARLMRAVGDIDIALIEPSDKHYYQPLWTLVGGGVCDKAESMRDESSLIPTGVKWIKDRVVDVKPESNVVKISSGEEIHYDYLVLAPGLQIDWHKIKGLPETMGKNGVCSNYSYEQVDGTWRTINGFKGGTAIFTQPNTPVKCGGAPQKIAYLAEETFKNNGVKDRTHIVFASANASIFSVRKYAQTLDKVIARKNIETMFRNDLIEINGPEHWALFKHLDTGVETKLHFDMIHVTPPMSAPDFIKQSKVADAAGWVDVDKATLRHNKYTNIFALGDCSNLPTSKTGAAIRKQSPVVVANLVSAMRNQPLSVEYDGYTSCPLVTGYNSLVLAEFDYDLQPQESFPFDQSEERYSMYVFKKDVLPQIYWYGMMKGLV; encoded by the coding sequence ATGTCCAGCCCCAGCGTACATAGCGGCGATAAGTCGAGCCATAAAGTAGTAATTGTTGGCGGTGGGACCGCCGGTATCTCGGTAGCAGCCAGGCTCATGCGCGCAGTAGGGGATATTGATATTGCCTTGATTGAGCCCTCTGACAAACACTACTACCAGCCTCTTTGGACCCTCGTTGGGGGAGGGGTTTGCGACAAAGCAGAGAGCATGCGAGATGAATCTTCATTAATACCGACAGGCGTTAAATGGATCAAAGACAGAGTGGTGGATGTCAAGCCTGAGTCCAATGTAGTCAAGATTAGCTCGGGTGAAGAAATCCATTATGACTACCTCGTCCTGGCCCCGGGTCTGCAAATTGATTGGCACAAAATCAAAGGCTTGCCAGAGACCATGGGCAAAAACGGTGTCTGTAGCAACTATAGCTATGAGCAAGTGGACGGCACCTGGCGCACAATCAATGGTTTTAAGGGTGGCACTGCCATTTTTACTCAGCCCAATACTCCAGTTAAATGCGGCGGCGCTCCGCAAAAAATTGCTTATCTGGCTGAAGAGACTTTTAAAAATAATGGTGTCAAAGACCGTACTCACATTGTCTTTGCCTCTGCCAATGCTTCTATTTTTAGCGTGCGCAAATATGCCCAGACTCTGGACAAAGTGATTGCTCGCAAAAACATTGAGACGATGTTCCGCAATGATTTGATCGAGATTAATGGTCCTGAGCACTGGGCTCTCTTTAAACATCTCGATACGGGTGTGGAGACTAAACTGCATTTTGACATGATCCATGTCACGCCACCAATGAGCGCTCCAGACTTTATCAAGCAATCCAAAGTGGCTGACGCTGCTGGCTGGGTCGATGTCGATAAAGCCACTCTGCGTCACAATAAATACACAAACATATTTGCCCTGGGTGATTGCAGCAACTTGCCCACATCAAAGACAGGCGCGGCTATCCGTAAGCAGTCACCGGTAGTGGTGGCCAATCTTGTCTCGGCAATGCGCAATCAACCGCTCAGCGTGGAGTATGATGGTTATACTAGCTGTCCACTCGTGACAGGCTACAACAGTCTCGTCCTGGCTGAGTTTGATTATGACTTGCAGCCTCAGGAATCCTTCCCTTTTGATCAGTCGGAGGAGCGTTACAGCATGTATGTGTTTAAAAAGGATGTACTGCCTCAGATCTACTGGTATGGCATGATGAAAGGACTTGTATAG
- the sixA gene encoding phosphohistidine phosphatase SixA — protein MRLYMVRHGIAVDGLRGGITRDAERPLTDEGHDEMKSVARGLHKLNVKPDLILSSPLIRAKQTAQHIADAFKLEVAITDSLAPAVNPSHLFKSIARHPHAREIFLVGHEPDMGMLVGTLLFAGPEWQMPFKKAGICRVDITSLPPDNPGVLKWYITPKIITTLTK, from the coding sequence ATGAGACTATATATGGTGCGTCATGGCATAGCTGTGGACGGATTGCGCGGTGGTATTACCCGCGATGCAGAGCGTCCCCTCACTGACGAGGGTCATGACGAGATGAAGTCCGTTGCTCGCGGACTACACAAGCTCAACGTTAAGCCTGATTTGATACTCTCCAGTCCGCTAATCCGCGCTAAGCAGACAGCCCAGCACATTGCTGATGCCTTTAAGCTGGAAGTAGCTATCACCGATAGTTTGGCTCCAGCTGTCAATCCGTCTCATCTATTTAAAAGTATCGCTCGTCACCCGCATGCCCGGGAGATATTTTTAGTCGGTCATGAGCCTGATATGGGCATGCTAGTTGGCACCCTGCTCTTTGCCGGGCCCGAGTGGCAAATGCCTTTTAAAAAGGCTGGCATCTGCCGCGTAGACATCACATCTTTGCCGCCAGACAATCCAGGCGTGCTCAAGTGGTACATCACGCCCAAAATAATCACGACACTGACCAAATAG